CGGCTAAGTCGCTCACCGGCGAGATCGTGCAAGGCGTTGACATCGTGGCCCGCAAAAGGGCCGCCCGCGAGGAAATGACCTTCGGCGAGCTGTTCGAAGTCTGGATCGAAAACGCGAAACAGCGAAAACGCACGTGGCCCGAGGACCAGCGGAAGTATGACAAGTTCCTGATTACGTGGGCCGCCCGCCGTTTGTCGGACATCGACGCTGGCGACGTTGAACGAATCCACAATGCAGTCAAGCTCAAGTCGGGCTTGTACCAGGCCAACCGCGTGCTAGAGCTGATCAAGGCCATGTTCGCCCATGCGATCGGCAAGCGCTGGATCACGACCAATCCCGCCGCAACCGTAAAGAAGTTTGAAGAGACAAGCCGCGACCGCTACTTGCGAGCCAGTGAGCTGCCCGCATTTTTCAAGGCACTGGAAGCGGCCCCGGCTGATCAGCATGACTTCTTTATGTTGCTGTTGCTGACCGGCCAGCGGCGTGGTGCTGTTCAGGCGATGAAGTGGATCGACCTGGACTTGGACGCTGGCGTCTGGACGATACCCGCCACCGATTCAAAGAACGGCGAAGCGATCACGTTGCCGCTCGTGCCAAAGGCGCTTGCAATCCTGGTCGGCCGCAAGAATGATTCGCCGTTCGTGTTCCCCAGCAGAGGAAAGTCGGGCCACATCGTTGAGCCCAAAAAGGGCTGGAAGGAGATCACCACCGCGGCCGGATTGGAAGGGCTCCGAATCCACGATCTGCGCCGCACCCTTGGTTCCTGGCAAGCCGCTCAAGGCGTTGCCACGGCCACGATCGGCAAGGCGCTTGGACATGCCCACGGGAGCAGAGCGACG
This Pirellulales bacterium DNA region includes the following protein-coding sequences:
- a CDS encoding tyrosine-type recombinase/integrase codes for the protein MEAQSRRKPTKITLNKAVVADLKIPATGRVYYHDARQPGLAVCVTAAGSKTFYLYRWHNGRPLRQRIGTTDEITVEQARTAAKSLTGEIVQGVDIVARKRAAREEMTFGELFEVWIENAKQRKRTWPEDQRKYDKFLITWAARRLSDIDAGDVERIHNAVKLKSGLYQANRVLELIKAMFAHAIGKRWITTNPAATVKKFEETSRDRYLRASELPAFFKALEAAPADQHDFFMLLLLTGQRRGAVQAMKWIDLDLDAGVWTIPATDSKNGEAITLPLVPKALAILVGRKNDSPFVFPSRGKSGHIVEPKKGWKEITTAAGLEGLRIHDLRRTLGSWQAAQGVATATIGKALGHAHGSRATHVYARLDLEPVRQAVTNATAAILAAAKPETKKTKTTKAKGAGRGKKAK